In Halobaculum halobium, a genomic segment contains:
- a CDS encoding ATP-binding protein produces the protein MKNTAEMMLSLFEPDVRDEVVERYGEEFADRGGGMMLYGPPGCGKTLVSEAIAYEAKHNTDIEDSYGEVVFLEVRGSDVVSKYSGESEKNVRAAFEQAHEAAGDGFAVLFFDEVETLIPDRSDDIQRHERALTNAFLQEMNDVEDNLLVIGATNMPFSIDPAATRRFPIQQFIPQPDAAVMSEVWRTSLGRISEELGEEAIAELGEASVGYTPAEIADRILGSELQRELIESVIDGDAITPDKEYLMEKLEESEPKTVRQYVSSTMKQASELEGYPEMKRYLEEQAQQIREENATSANAAATSDGAAGEEGSAASGSDTEAE, from the coding sequence GTGAAGAACACCGCAGAGATGATGCTGTCGCTGTTCGAGCCCGACGTCCGCGACGAGGTCGTCGAGCGCTACGGGGAGGAGTTCGCCGACCGCGGCGGCGGCATGATGCTGTACGGCCCCCCCGGTTGCGGGAAGACGCTCGTCTCTGAGGCGATCGCCTACGAGGCGAAGCACAACACCGACATCGAGGACAGCTACGGCGAGGTTGTCTTCCTCGAGGTCCGCGGCAGCGACGTGGTCTCAAAGTACTCCGGCGAGTCCGAGAAGAACGTCCGCGCAGCCTTCGAACAGGCACACGAGGCGGCCGGCGACGGGTTCGCCGTCCTCTTTTTCGACGAGGTGGAGACGCTCATCCCGGACCGCTCGGACGACATCCAACGCCACGAGCGCGCGCTGACGAACGCGTTCCTGCAGGAGATGAACGACGTGGAGGACAACCTCCTCGTCATCGGCGCGACGAACATGCCGTTCAGCATCGACCCGGCGGCGACCCGTCGATTCCCGATCCAGCAGTTTATCCCCCAACCCGACGCGGCCGTGATGTCTGAGGTGTGGCGCACGTCGCTCGGGCGTATCAGCGAGGAACTTGGCGAGGAGGCCATCGCAGAACTTGGCGAGGCGTCGGTCGGATACACCCCCGCGGAGATCGCTGACCGCATACTCGGCTCGGAACTGCAGCGCGAACTCATCGAGAGCGTCATCGACGGCGACGCGATCACGCCAGACAAGGAGTACCTCATGGAGAAGCTCGAGGAGTCCGAGCCCAAGACCGTCCGGCAGTACGTCTCCTCGACGATGAAACAAGCCTCGGAGCTGGAAGGATACCCGGAGATGAAGCGCTACCTCGAGGAACAGGCTCAGCAGATCCGCGAGGAGAACGCCACGAGTGCGAACGCGGCCGCGACATCCGACGGCGCCGCAGGCGAAGAGGGATCGGCCGCGTCTGGGAGCGACACGGAGGCCGAGTAG